From the genome of Mesorhizobium sp. INR15, one region includes:
- a CDS encoding c-type cytochrome: MVNIGARWKWSIAAVALLGLATATYFLKPVTGPPRNLALAGDAARGAYIIRLAGCGSCHTDHENSGAALSGGKPLTTPFGTFYPPNITPDKQTGIGNWTLAQFSDALSNGNSPRGNLYPVFPYNDLTLMSDQDVVDLYAAVMATPAIAHTTLPNRVIFPFNIRLLVSGWKNLFFSPHRYHDDPSHSASWNRGAYLANGLTHCVACHSPLNALGAVTSGKRFTGNSGGGPGGKAPPLTVLALLQDGYTRDSFAETLKTGLTPNAGKVGGEMGLVISDETSHWTDDDRKAVADYLLNLK, encoded by the coding sequence ATGGTGAATATAGGCGCCCGCTGGAAATGGTCGATCGCGGCGGTGGCCCTTTTGGGGTTGGCCACAGCAACCTATTTTTTGAAGCCCGTCACGGGACCCCCACGCAACTTGGCTTTGGCGGGCGACGCCGCCCGCGGCGCCTATATAATCCGTCTCGCCGGGTGCGGTTCGTGTCACACGGACCACGAAAACAGCGGCGCGGCACTTTCCGGCGGCAAACCATTGACGACACCGTTTGGAACATTTTATCCGCCCAACATCACGCCGGATAAGCAAACCGGCATAGGAAACTGGACGCTAGCGCAATTTTCCGATGCGCTGAGCAATGGCAATAGCCCAAGGGGAAATCTGTACCCCGTCTTCCCCTACAATGATTTGACGCTGATGAGCGATCAAGACGTTGTTGATCTCTACGCGGCCGTCATGGCGACGCCTGCGATTGCCCACACGACGCTGCCCAATCGAGTGATCTTCCCTTTCAATATTCGGCTTCTGGTTTCTGGATGGAAGAACCTCTTCTTCTCACCGCATCGCTATCACGACGATCCGTCCCATTCGGCGTCCTGGAACCGCGGCGCTTACCTTGCCAACGGCCTCACGCATTGCGTGGCCTGTCACTCGCCGCTCAACGCGCTCGGTGCGGTTACAAGCGGCAAGAGGTTCACCGGAAATTCCGGCGGCGGTCCCGGAGGAAAAGCGCCACCACTCACAGTGCTTGCACTGCTACAGGACGGTTATACGAGAGACAGCTTCGCGGAAACTCTCAAAACAGGTCTAACTCCCAACGCCGGCAAGGTGGGCGGCGAAATGGGATTGGTGATTTCCGACGAAACTTCACATTGGACGGATGATGATCGCAAGGCAGTCGCCGATTATCTCTTGAATTTGAAATAG